Part of the Musa acuminata AAA Group cultivar baxijiao chromosome BXJ3-10, Cavendish_Baxijiao_AAA, whole genome shotgun sequence genome, CAAAGATATTTGTTTTAAGCCTTATCCTAAAGTTTTAAAAtatgactcatgattttaattcctctataatttgaataattttgtatGTCATCCTTATTTTTGTAAATTGGTACTAAAATACTCTTTGTATATTCATcaggcatcattctaaatctcataattttattaaataagttaGTTAACCAAGCTACTCTTGTCCCCTAAACTTTTTCAGACTTCAATAGGGGTACCATCAGGTTCCACACTCTtaggtatttttatattttttattacatcTTTTACTTCATTAGCTTTAATTTTACGattaaatctatgattattaaaatatTGGTATTATTTATTGTTAAATCTAAGTCCtatatggaatatcattaaataatttataaaataaattttcatctTTTCTTAATCTCATTATCAGTAACAAATATTCTTTGATCTTCGTCTTTAATGCATATAATATTACCtaaattcttatactttctttCCCTAGCTCTGGTAATTCAATATATATCATTGTCACCATCTTCAATAtctaatttattattaaattattataagtttTATATCTTTCCATATTAACCGCTTTTTTAGCCttgttttagaattttttttatatattttattttttttcatttttataatttttccaaTCTTTAAAAAATGATCTTTAGTTAAATTGTTTTTTGAACTTCTCATGCCACCGTCAACTCTCTTTTAAGGTTACACCTCTATCTTTTATTTCACCAAGAATCTCTTTTATTAAACTCCTAATCTTATTAGCCATCAcagtccaaataatattaatattattctcATCTAAGTTTCAAGTCATCTTCTTTTCCATCTTATTCTTATAAGAATttacattatcatctttaaaatttcaccatttagtcatagtaatttttttattatctttgtctTCTATTTTCTACAGTGAATATCTAATGCCATCAACCTATGTTGATTCGCCAAACTTTCGCtaggtataactttacaattcttacaaataactttattcatctttctagtgagaaaaaagTCTATTTGACTACAGTTGTGACCACCcttataagtaattaaatattTATCTCTCTTCTTAAAGTGAGTATTTACAATTATAAGATTATACGAAGttacaaaatcgaaaatcataccACTATATTCATTTTCTCCCCATAAGCAAAGCTGCACCCTTTTATATTCACCATATGTTTTCCCTTTATAATCATTTAAATCTCCTTCAATTGATTATAGACACTCCTTAAATGATATCATTTAAGTTTTCTCAAAAGTCTCTTTTGGTTTGATTATCCAATCTGAGTTGAGGGGCATAAGCACTAATAACATTCAAAACATCTTGTCCTTTCATAAATTTTAGGACTATAATTCTTTCTCCAAATCCTTTTACATCTACAATATTGTTCCTAAGATCCTTATTAATAACAATTCCTACATCATTTCTGTGTTTATCTTTTCCAACATATCAAATTTTAAACCTAGTACTATCAATCTCTCTAGGTTTTTTTTCTATCCACTTAGTCTCTTGGtaggaaataatatttattcttcttttgatCATAGTATCTACTAATTCTAATCCCTTCCTTGAAAGTGCTTTTATATTCTAAGTTGTTAACCTAACCCTCGATTCTTAGACTAACATTTTTACTCCCATTGGTTCAAAACAATGAGAAAACTCTTGCCTACTTGGCACTACATCCAGGTGCTGATGTGATGGGCCGCTTCCGAGCGACTTCTTAGCCCACCGTTTGTAATTCGGGACACATAGGTGGTGAAGGTATTTAGCGTCACTTTCGGATAATGATCTAACTCTAAATTGAAATCGGTTAATATCCATGTTCATGAGATCTGACATAATTTTACGTTGGTTGTCAGCGACGTAATGCAACCCTTCATCTTTTTCATTTGGGCTTGGGACCGACATTGGCGGTGTTAAACACTCAGTTTATTAATGAGGTTAAATTTCCTTTCCAACAATAATCTCTGTTGTTGTAGACTTGTAGTTAAATTACCAATACACTTACTAATAATTGCTAGAAAGAATATAACATCTTCATGTAAATTCTTTTGATCTGTTGCTTGACAAAAGGGTGTGGCAAGTTTTACTCTTAGCCTTATACACCAGCACAATTTATGATCTAAGTTTGATGTGGGATTAATTGAGATATTACAATCTTCCCTATCTATAGGCTTGACATTCCCATAAAGGCTCAATAGATTGTCTTGAATCTATTCGTGGAGTCCTAGTGCTAGTCTATCTTGAGAAAACTCATCTCGATGTGTGCAATGTAATCCCCCATCTTGTCTTGTTAGTTCACtcgaggaaggtcagaattgttctgataccaattatcaTGAGATAGACTTGTTAACACAAAATTTTGTAGTCGATACTATTCATAAGACTCACATAGCTTTATATATCAGTGAAGTAACATTTTGATTAAGATTTGGTACCAGATTAAAGGAAGTTTTTTTAGTTGTATGCATAACTCATTCCACGAAACTAGTTCTGCATTTTGGTGGTTgcctattattttttatcatgagAACAACCCTCTTAAATCTGCCTTCATTCTTTCTCAAGTCTATATGGCTTTGGTTGCAATGGACATAATACAAGGCAATTTACTGATTGAATGACACTACCAGGCACTTGCATGGCACAGAAAGTCTAAACAATGTGAAAACACCAATGTTGTTTTTTGATAATTAATAAGTAATATATAAGCGAGCACAAAAAGTCCAAAAGATTTTGTTGCAGGTCTTCTTCTACCTTTTTTCGGTGCTAATCCTAATTGCATCGTCACATTTAACTAATGCATCTATAGGTGATCTATTGTTGTAAGGATCTGGCAATCAAAATTCATGTAGATGATTATCTATATTTGGTGACAATAGCCATGTTGATTTCCATGGAGAAGTCTAGGTTTTGTTGTCAGATAACGTGGATCACAAATTTAAGGTAACGACTTCTTTAAAAATATATCTTGTGTATTTCTTCAGTGGAATGTCCCACTCATATTCAACACAAAGGGACAAAAATATTGCTAAGCTCACCAGACTTGAAGTCAACAGCAGCAGGTTTGATGCACGAACACCTGAATCACCTGCAGTTAATCGGGTGAGTTTGTCTGCTTTCATGACGCTCATCTAGTAGAGATTGCAAATGATAAATGTTCataatttggtttttttttaGTGTTGTCTGTACTTTGTACTGCACTTGCTGACTATTAACACGAACTAATGATGTATTTTGTTCCTTGTATGCTTATCTATCCTATGTAGGAGGTGGTTAACCAACTATCAGAACAGATATCAACtctgaatgaaaggattgatgagTTTAGTTCGCGAATCAAAGAACTTAGTTCAAAGTTTAGTTCACGGAAAACTTCCGTGAGCCAACAAAACTTGGCCCTCCAAAATGAAGCTTGTAATGGCTCTGTCCCAACTTCGGTTTTTGTGTCTAACTTGGGCAACGGTACCATTTTGCCCAGTTCATCTTCTTCCACCCAACTGAATAAGGATTCTCCCCTGATGGAAGAGGTATGCCCGATTTGATAAGCTTTACTTTTAGAAATAAACTGTTTTAGCGGCAGGATTGTTTGATGCTATGAAAGCTCATGTTTTATGAAACTCGGCATATTTTCTATAATTCTAAGAATATTTCAAGTTTTACACAGCTTCAAGTTTGTTTCAAGTCTTTCTGCAGTTAAACTTCTCTTTCCACTACACAGTGTCAGTGAACCCATTTTGATTATCCATAGTTAAATGTGAACTGCTTTATCAtaacaacaataaatatatccaaGATTTTGTTATACTTCCTCTTGAATGGGGGCATTACCTACTTTCTTTGCCTTTAGTATCATTTCGTTCTGTTTCCAGCTCTAATTTCTCATTTTATCCTCATTGTACAATCACATTACTGAAAATGCTGCCACAATAATCTGGATTGAATCGGAGATAGAACTGAGGCAATTATCGATCCTGTAAAATTTTCAGTTGTGTATGCTATGATTATTTGACAACATGATGTTGATATTTCTAATCATTGGCAGCTCATGCTCATCACTCGAGGACAGCGTCAAGTGATGCATCAGTTAGATAACCTCTCTAATTTAGTTCATGAGCAATTGGCTGTATTGACTCAGCAAGACAGAAGGGATAACAGAAGTAGATTGCTTGACTTGGATCTTATTGGGAATCCAGTTCTCATACTCCTGGTGGGTGGCATCAGCTTTTTCCTATTCAAAAATCTTAGTAGGAACTGAATTGAAGGCTCGACTCCATTTTGGATCGCACCAGAATTCTTTTACACGAGCCTTGGGGATTGCCACATCGGTCTTAATTCATGACCTTTAATATTGCAATGCTATCGACTCAGCTTGAAGGTCACACATGATGGGGATTTTGTAGGAGGCACGGTGTTATTTTCCTGCCTTTTGTTCTTTTTCCATTTCTTCTGCATGAGCCATAAATTTGTATATTTAAGATGTGGAAGTTCCAGATTCAAAACTAATGCTGTGGGAATCTCTCGAGTATATAGTTGTAATAAATAGTTCTAGCCTCTAATTACCAAGCGCTGGTTTACTGCTTGCGTGGATGTGTGACCTCAATTTTAAGGAGCTTGAATTCATCTCCCAAATTTGTTGCCCAAAAAATGTCATCCACCGTCTCTCTCTTCTATAGCAACTTCTGCAATTTAAAGCAGCTTCCTACTGTTGATCGAGCAATTTGTTTTGCAGGTGCATATGATGATGCTTCACAAGCGGACATGGAGGTAAGGAATACAATTGCTGTCATTCCCATCAACTTGTACATGGTTTTCTAATTTAGTCTCCTATGTTTTCAGCTGCGGTTTCAAGAACTGGTGCAAATTTTTGGTTTGTTTCAGGTACTTTTGACTTCGATTTATCCACACAAAGATGTACAGTGTCTGATTCCTCAGATGAATATGACTTCTCACCGTACTCTATTctttaaagaaagaaacaaaatgttTTAATTGTTGTTTTTCTCAGAACAATAACCTGTTGATTTCGATCAAGCCAAGCTCGAATTGCAGCACTGTGCGTCCGGAATCCAATCGATCCATCATCTTCTGGTCAGCGAGATTCTTACGCCATTGTCGTTTATCGTACGTACATTAGTGCTTCTGGTAGATTCGATTTGGTTCCCACGTGGTCAAAATAACACGTGAGGAATGATTGGTCGGTAAATTATTGTCGGAGTGGCCTTTGTCAACGGTCAACCCCCAAAACCTTTTACGTGGCCGTCCACCAGCTTCTAACACAGTCAAAAACCATTAAACGGAGGAATCTATGATACGCGGCCAACCGTGGGAAATCCGAGAGGACCGAAGACTCTACATTATTGTGGTCAAAATCTGTCATAGGAACCCGAAGTCCCATCTCTCTGTTGCAAGGTAAAGGTAGCAGCATCATTTGGTTCCCGGAAGTGGATTGAGGCCTAACAAGCACAACAAAAGTTACAGCTCTTCTTCCCGTGTCCATGTTAAACATGAGAAGACCCACGAAAACCGGTCAAAAATAAGTCAATTCTGACTGCAAGGACTGTGCCACCTCGGATGCCACTATCTACGATCCAAAATGCTCCTCCACGTAGACCCATTCCGTTTCTCTCCCCCTCGCTCTCCTCTACCCGTTTGGTCTTAACGTTTTGACTTCGCGTCCATATACAATTTTAATCTGCGGTCAAACCCCCCCACGCTCAAGAAAGTCAACCCTTACTCCGTATGGTTGACCTTCGAGAGTTGTCGTCGAGCATAAATAGCCGCGTTCGTTCCACGACTGGAGCACCACACCGTTCACCAGTTGGTCGGCGAGATGAGCAGAGCCGGAGCGGAGCCGAGCGAGGAGAGAAGGTACAAGGGGGTGCGCCGCCGGCGATGGGGCAAATGGGTGTCGGAGATTCGCGTGCCGGGGTCCAGGGAGCGCCTGTGGCTGGGTTCCTTCTCCACCCCGGAGGCTGCCGCCGTCGCCCACGACACCGCCGTGTTCTTCCTCCGCGGCCCCGACGGTTCCCGCGGCGGCTTCAACTTTCCCGACCGCATCGCCACCTTCGCCTGGGCCAACTTGTCGCCGCCGTCGGTACAGAGGGTGGCGTCCGAGTCGGGCATGGACGTTGATGCTCGGTTAGCCGTTCACGCACCGGAGGCACAACCGAGGCCGGAGGTTGTGCTCGTAGACAACACAAGAACTtgggaagagggaggagaacatGGCTTGTACAGGGGAGAGGAAGAGCTCGTTGGAGACATCTGCTTTGATGCCTTGGAGATGCATATCCCAGCTCAGAATGACTACAGATATTGAGGGACTGAGATGCTTCTACTCTCAGGATTCGAGGAGGAAATAATCTCACATAAGAAACAGGGTTTACATGTTCCGAGTGTTAGTGAGAGGGAAACGTGCCTGAGTGGAACATAGAAAAGCTTTTAATTAGTGTTGTTGCAAAAAGGTATTATATTGGCGACCATGTTGAAGGATACATACTGTGTCTTTTTTGGTATGAATTGATTCATTAGTGCAATCATCACAGGTAAAGAATGATAAGATACAATCGAACTTAGTAGTCATTAACTGCTGCAATCCAAACAAGATTCTGGCATACAAAAGTGTTGCTATTTCTGTGCTTGGTGCTTGGCATCAGTTAATTGCATTGTATCCTGTGGCAAGAATCTTATGACATGAGTGGCCAGTTACACTAAGCAGTTCCAGGTACGCATAAGCTGGAAGAGTACTCCCGACATAGCAGCATCTAACGAGGAACTTTGTTCATGTCAACATGCTCTAGATTCTCATTTAGACACTTAGAAACAAGACCGTACAGTCTTTCTGTAATAATAGAACTACTCCCAAGTCAGCCAATCGTTTGCTGAAATATGTGGTTCCGATAGTTTATCTTGTTTCCCATCCTCCTTGCCATCGTTTTTGTAGCTTAAACAAGAACTCCACTGACTCTGCAGTATACATGTCAGGAACAAGGTTTGATGCAATAAAAACCAGGGATTCCATCATCTGAATCAATTACAAATCATTTTAGATCGCCCAACTTTGATTCCCCTCTTTCACCAGCGCCATCGATATGTTCACGCAAATTGGAAGAGAATCTTTCGGTGGAGGCTGCATCATTCTGAACACAGGTGAGTATGTATGGCGAAGAGAAGAGTTGAACGGCTTGAAAGTATGAGAGGAATCCATGCAAGAGGCCAATCAATCGACATGGAGTAGCAAACACAGACCATATCTCAGCTCAAGGGATTACATACTTTACAGTCGGTAGCCAAAGTCAAAGTCAAAGGATTTCACACATGTTATCATCGATGAGCATTGGTAGTGGTACTTGTTCATAGTCAAAAGAACTCACATCATCCGAGAATTTGAGCTGAAAGAGTGACGAATCGATTGGATTGGATATATATTTTTGTTCCTTAGATCAGCCCGCTACATGCTCCACCACTAACCCCACATGAACATCCAAATAAATAAAGAACATATCTTATGGGACATATAATGTGAATGAATAGGCCTTTTCCATCATTCATTGATTGAACCCATCTAATTCATGGATCAGAGGACCAACTCTTGTTGTTCTCGTGGCTCGATCAAATGTCACCTAATATTTTAAGAAGCTTTGGATCCAACGAAACCACACCCCCCAAGAGCAGGTAGTAGTGCTCTCCACCAAATGGCCTAAGCATGCATGTAGTTGCTCTCCTGTCATCAACCACTCATAATGCCCTTTTGTTTCCTCTTCCACAGCATAAAATGATCACCAGCTCGTTACTCCCCAGAAAGCAAAAGCATCCTTCTCTTCCGACAACCACCGACGATAATACACTGTCACCGAATCCAACATCTCGCGACCTTAAatcttttctcttctcttctcccaaCACTGCTTAACGTAACCATTCATGAGGCCCAAGATGCAGAAGATCTTCAGCCTAAAGCTCCTCGTCTccgttctcttcctcctcttcgtgcTCTACTGGGTGATGTCTCCTTCATCCTTTCGGCTCCAGCAACAAGCTTTATCCGTTCCATCAACACCACCTTCGTGCACCAAGCTTCCGCCCTCCTTGGCGGACGCCATCCTCCACTATGCCACCCTCAACATCACTCCCCAGCAAACCATCGACGAGATCTCCGTCGCAGCTCGAGTCCTGCGGGAGAAGTCTCCGTGTAACTTCCTGGTCTTCGGCCTCGGCCACGACAGCCTCATGTGGAGCGCGCTCAACCACGGCGGCCGCACCGTGTTCCTCGAGGAAGACGAGGCGTGGATCGAGGCCTGGCGGCGTCGGCGGCTCCCGGTGGTGGCGGAGACCTACCACGTCAAGTACGACACGAGGGTGAGCGAGGCGGAGCAGCTGCTGGAGTTGGGCGCGCGGGCGGACTGCACGGCCGTCGGCGACTTGAGGCGGTCCGGGTGCCGGTTGGCGCTGAAGCAACTGCCGCCCGCGTTCTACGAGGTGGAGTGGGACCTGATCATGGTGGACGCGCCCACCGGGTACCACGCCGGCGCTCCGGGGAGGATGGCGGCGATATACACGGCCGGCATGGCGGCGAGGTGGAGGAAGGAGGGGAAGACGGAGGTGTTCGTGCATGATGTGGATCGAGCCGTGGAGGACAGGTTCTCCAAGGCCTTCCTGTGCGAGGGGTACATGAAGCACGAGGAGGGGCGGTTGAGGCATTTCACCATTCCCAGCCACAGGGCCAACACGGAGCTGCCATTTTGTCCTCCATAGCGACCATGAATCGTCTCTCACCTTCACACACCACCTTGTTTCCTACGCATTTCCCATTCTCCCTCATCACTCTTTTGTTTTAGTTCTTCCTGGTCGATTCCAATAGGCATTTGACACAGAAGATTCTAATTATCGAGCATTGTGGTCTTACGATTCTTTCTTATAAAGATGTTAAAGACATATAATTCGAATTCAGTTGACATGTTTCAGTTGTTATAAGTAATACATCTCAGcatcatataatataataatttttttttttttaaatagagtGATCTTAAAAAAAAATCGTCTCTTGACTTAAGTTTTTATATATAATGCTACTGATAAAAGAATTAACATTAATAGGctacatattaaaaaaatcattgatCTTGAGAGGAGAAATTTTAAACATTTATAAATTATTagtctatcaaaaaaaaaaaaaaaaaaggaagaagtctatatttatccacttgagTAAAAGACTAATTTTATCTTAATTTCACTATCCAATTGAAATATAATTATAGTGATATTGTTAAAACTAATACTATTATGATTGTAATTAGCTATATATACTCTTATAATTTTATAGCATTTCAGAGAGGTTAACTTATTACTTAACTAACAAATTAATGTAATTATACTTTCATCTTATCAATCTGTACTAGTGCATCAATTACCAAATTATAAAGTCGTAATGAGTGTAATGACATGTGGTACATACGAGCATGTCGATATACCATCTATATTAGTCTCGTATCGGATTAATATATACTATTGTTTCGAATGATACGGTACAATGGACCTTAATTATATATGAGTTTAGTacctttaatttataaaattttaaacataTTTTATAAGTGATAGTAAAAATTGATTGATTATCACAAAATCAAATCACCCTTGAAAAGGGTGATAAATAGCTTTTGt contains:
- the LOC103999973 gene encoding ethylene-responsive transcription factor ERF020-like codes for the protein MSRAGAEPSEERRYKGVRRRRWGKWVSEIRVPGSRERLWLGSFSTPEAAAVAHDTAVFFLRGPDGSRGGFNFPDRIATFAWANLSPPSVQRVASESGMDVDARLAVHAPEAQPRPEVVLVDNTRTWEEGGEHGLYRGEEELVGDICFDALEMHIPAQNDYRY
- the LOC135650724 gene encoding glucuronoxylan 4-O-methyltransferase 1-like; translated protein: MRPKMQKIFSLKLLVSVLFLLFVLYWVMSPSSFRLQQQALSVPSTPPSCTKLPPSLADAILHYATLNITPQQTIDEISVAARVLREKSPCNFLVFGLGHDSLMWSALNHGGRTVFLEEDEAWIEAWRRRRLPVVAETYHVKYDTRVSEAEQLLELGARADCTAVGDLRRSGCRLALKQLPPAFYEVEWDLIMVDAPTGYHAGAPGRMAAIYTAGMAARWRKEGKTEVFVHDVDRAVEDRFSKAFLCEGYMKHEEGRLRHFTIPSHRANTELPFCPP